The DNA window GTGAGATTCGTGCGACGTCATTGCGCGCAAGATCCACCAACATCATATGCTCGGCGTTCTCTTTTTTGTCGGTGCGCAATTCCAGCTCGATACGACTGTCGAGATCAAAATCAATCTCACCATTGGCTCGTTTGCCGCGACGGCGGGTCCCCGCAATCGGATATATTTCCACTTGGTTGGTGTCGGTTTCGTATTTCAGTGCGCTTTCTGGTGATGCGCCAAATAAGGTAAACAGCTCATCTTGCATGTAGAACATGTAAGGGCTTGGGTTACTCAGCTTCAACTCTTTATACGCTGCCAGCGGCGAAGGGCAGGGGAGCGTAAAACGGCGTGATGGCACCACTTGGAAGATGTCGCCTTTGACCACGTACTGTTTGAGATCGCGGACGATTTGGCAAAAAGCTTCGTCGCTGACACTCGGAGTGGCATCCACTTGTGCAAGTTTCACCGCTTGAGGCAGAGTTTTTGGATCGGCGCAGAGTGTACTGATTTGCTCAATGCGTGTTTCAAGTACGGATTTTTGCTCACTGTTGGCAAATAGCGTTGCTTGCAGGTGACAACTTTCCGTTTGGTGATCGACCACCAGCAGTGTCTCTGCGACATAAAATACGTAGTCTGGACATTGGTTCGTGGCGCTGGCGGGGCCCAAAGGTTCAAAATTGGCCACCAGATCGTAAGCAAACAGACCGCCGATAAACAGCGCATGTTTGTCATGACCACCTAAATCAAAGCTGTGCTGAATTAAACGCAGTGCGTCAAAGCTAGACGCTTCGCGCAGACGCGAATCTTCGTCTAAGGTGTCGTCGGATTCGCTGAAGGTTAACGTCAGTGTTTGTCCGTCGAACTGCTGCTTGATCTCAGGTTGGATATTCCCCTGTACATGCGCCAGCAGATGACGACCGTTATCCGTGAGGGCATTGCAGGTGACGGTTTGCCCGTAGCAGACAATACGCAAGGCGGAATCGACAATTAACAGACTCTTGAGATCCTGCTTCGAATCAATCTCGGCAGATTCGAGCAACAAGCTGTCCGTCTTGCTTTCGCATAAGGTATGGAACAGACGAGTCGGGTCTTGTGTGTATGGGACCGATGCCGTAATCACATCTAACTTGCCCAAGGTTTTGATCTTAATGGCCTTGTTCACAAGACCTCCTTATTATTTCAAATCTGTTCTAGCTTCCTGTTGTACATACTCGCACAAAGCAAACGTTCGCCCAACGTACAATTTAGTCAATCTGGTGAATATTTAATCGCTTGAATGTGAGTTATACAACA is part of the Vibrio cidicii genome and encodes:
- a CDS encoding anthranilate synthase component 1 gives rise to the protein MNKAIKIKTLGKLDVITASVPYTQDPTRLFHTLCESKTDSLLLESAEIDSKQDLKSLLIVDSALRIVCYGQTVTCNALTDNGRHLLAHVQGNIQPEIKQQFDGQTLTLTFSESDDTLDEDSRLREASSFDALRLIQHSFDLGGHDKHALFIGGLFAYDLVANFEPLGPASATNQCPDYVFYVAETLLVVDHQTESCHLQATLFANSEQKSVLETRIEQISTLCADPKTLPQAVKLAQVDATPSVSDEAFCQIVRDLKQYVVKGDIFQVVPSRRFTLPCPSPLAAYKELKLSNPSPYMFYMQDELFTLFGASPESALKYETDTNQVEIYPIAGTRRRGKRANGEIDFDLDSRIELELRTDKKENAEHMMLVDLARNDVARISQAGTRHVADLLKVDRYSHVMHLVSRVVGQLRADLDALHAYQACMNMGTLTGAPKIRAMQLIRDVEGARRGSYGGAVGYLTGEGTLDTCIVIRSAYVENGIAQVQAGAGVVFDSDPQAEADETRGKAQAVISAIQKAHKE